From the genome of Lutzomyia longipalpis isolate SR_M1_2022 chromosome 2, ASM2433408v1, one region includes:
- the LOC129789755 gene encoding uncharacterized protein LOC129789755 isoform X1, with protein MGTQRGTGHTFTSVDLAILFLIFSVTPGMCTNDRKGPGSTSTAGTPSSGRRCRSCSLNNLLMILGGKSFFLRRENNCESTSTSGLVVSPLTLFTKFLPTLTIMLKSELQLRMETIHPQQHIIDVILVDKHKKIIHILFDAINSQLGALQGFIKESLQNHVSDDGADWRSHGHAIKLKEEFSIVQEITRCQAELHQFQEIPFCDLCVRLNLREPPVNLFKSQINRNVRE; from the exons ATGGGCACACAGAGAG GTACAGGGCACACATTCACATCCGTAGACCTTGCAATCCTCTTCCTCATCTTCTCCGTGACACCCGGAATGTGCACCAACGACCGGAAAGGCCCTGGGTCCACCTCCACAGCCGGAACACCGTCCTCCGGACGACGCTGTCGATCATGCTCACTCAACAATCTTCTGATGATCTTGGGCGGAAAATCGTTCTTCCTGAGGAGAGAAAACAATTGCGAGTCCACATCCACGTCAGGCTTAGTAGTGAGTCCCCTCACTCTCTTCACCAAGTTTCTTCCCACATTGACAATCATGTTGAAG AGTGAACTGCAACTTCGGATGGAAACTATTCACCCTCAACAGCATATCATCGACGTCATCCTCGTGGACAAACACAAGAAGATCATCCACATACTTTTTGACGCAATCAATTCTCAGCTGGGAGCCCTTCAGGGTTTCATCAAGGAGTCTCTGCAGAACCACGTCAGCGACGATGGGGCTGATTGGAGATCCCATGGCCACGCCATCAAGTTGAAGGAAGAATTCTCCATCGTACAGGAAATAACCCGATGTCAAGCAGAACTTCACCAATTTCAGGAAATCCCCTTTTGTGATCTTTGTGTGAGGCTCAATCTCCGAGAACCGCCTGTCAATCTCTTCAAGAGCCAAATCAACAGGAACGTTCGTGAATAA
- the LOC129789754 gene encoding protein CWC15 homolog — protein MTTAARPTFDPARGGSGRGEKDLSALSKQYSSRDLPGHTKLKYREQGQSTSDELRNRDFRKELEDRERESGVKSKATTIPIPAVVRRAIEQNASASKRPKLDQIPAANLDADDPVDGDSSDSDDSDDDTAALLAELNKIKRERAQDTNRRETLRKQEEERIRMENILSGNPLLNYSAAPRGDLKVKRRWDDDVVFKNCARYEPSKRAPAFINDSLRSEFHKKFMDKYIK, from the exons atgacTACAGCTGCTCGTCCAACATTTGATCCAGCCCGTGGGGGCTCAGGGAGGGGTGAGAAAGACTTGAGTGCTCTGTCCAAGCAATATTCCAGCCGAGATCTCCCCGGACATACAAAGCTAAAATATAG AGAGCAGGGCCAGAGTACAAGCGACGAGCTTAGGAACCGTGACTTCCGGAAAGAGCTCGAGGATCGTGAACGCGAGagtggggtaaaaagcaaggCCACAACCATTCCCATTCCCGCTGTGGTGCGTCGTGCCATTGAGCAGAACGCTTCAGCGAGCAAGAGACCAAAATTGGATCAAATTCCAGCTGCCAATCTCGATGCAGACGATCCCGTTGATGGCGATTCATCGGATTCCGATGATTCAGACGATGACACAGCTGCCCTCCTTGCGGAGCTGAATAAGATCAAGCGTGAACGGGCACAGGATACAAATCGTCGGGAGACACTGCGCAAGCAGGAAGAGGAACGAATCAGAATGGAGAATATCCTCTCGGGAAATCCCCTGCTGAACTACAGTGCAGCCCCGCGTGGGGATCTCAAGGTGAAGAGACGATGGGACGATGACGTAGTGTTCAAGAATTGCGCCAGATACGAACCAAGCAAACGAGCACCGGCATTCATCAATGATTCCTTACGTTCGGaatttcacaagaaatttATGGATAAGTACATTAAGTAG
- the LOC129789755 gene encoding uncharacterized protein LOC129789755 isoform X2, translated as MCTNDRKGPGSTSTAGTPSSGRRCRSCSLNNLLMILGGKSFFLRRENNCESTSTSGLVVSPLTLFTKFLPTLTIMLKSELQLRMETIHPQQHIIDVILVDKHKKIIHILFDAINSQLGALQGFIKESLQNHVSDDGADWRSHGHAIKLKEEFSIVQEITRCQAELHQFQEIPFCDLCVRLNLREPPVNLFKSQINRNVRE; from the exons ATGTGCACCAACGACCGGAAAGGCCCTGGGTCCACCTCCACAGCCGGAACACCGTCCTCCGGACGACGCTGTCGATCATGCTCACTCAACAATCTTCTGATGATCTTGGGCGGAAAATCGTTCTTCCTGAGGAGAGAAAACAATTGCGAGTCCACATCCACGTCAGGCTTAGTAGTGAGTCCCCTCACTCTCTTCACCAAGTTTCTTCCCACATTGACAATCATGTTGAAG AGTGAACTGCAACTTCGGATGGAAACTATTCACCCTCAACAGCATATCATCGACGTCATCCTCGTGGACAAACACAAGAAGATCATCCACATACTTTTTGACGCAATCAATTCTCAGCTGGGAGCCCTTCAGGGTTTCATCAAGGAGTCTCTGCAGAACCACGTCAGCGACGATGGGGCTGATTGGAGATCCCATGGCCACGCCATCAAGTTGAAGGAAGAATTCTCCATCGTACAGGAAATAACCCGATGTCAAGCAGAACTTCACCAATTTCAGGAAATCCCCTTTTGTGATCTTTGTGTGAGGCTCAATCTCCGAGAACCGCCTGTCAATCTCTTCAAGAGCCAAATCAACAGGAACGTTCGTGAATAA